In one window of Deinococcus sp. HSC-46F16 DNA:
- a CDS encoding M3 family oligoendopeptidase: MTTTESRELPRWRTDDLYASLQDPRLGADLAAVRDEVAALEATFDRYGVRKEGAAATPESLEAVLGGLNALSTRLTALRGFISAFVTTDSRDALAQQKMGELTTLTLPLGPLRSRLTVWLGGQDVEALLAASEVAREHEHLIRRSAERAQYQMTPEEEDLAARLRPSGAGGWSKLHGNVSSQLRGEFRGESLPVTALRALATDPDESVRRDAYEAELKVWENAEVVLAAALNGVKGEEGTLAARRGFPDAVAPSLLTHGIDRETLEAMQGAVVRSFPDFRRYFAAKARALGKERLDWWDLFAPVGRSQTEWTYEAGTRFVEEQFRSYSDKLGDYAARAFAERWIDAGPRDGKRGGAFCMGWQGDESRILMNHDPSLDSVSTLAHELGHGYHNLLKAPRTPLQRETPMTLAETASIFCETIIQNAALERATGEERLYVLETQLLGHAQVVVDIHSRFLFERAVFEKRAQRDLTPQEINDLMTWAQRETYGDALASTHPYMWAVKPHYYSLSFYNYPYTFGLLFGLGLYAQYQAAKERGEAADFQRRYDELLSGTGLADARTLAAGFGIDLHAPDFWEGSLNVIRGQIAAYEAAMA, from the coding sequence ATGACCACAACCGAATCCCGCGAGCTTCCCCGCTGGCGTACCGACGACCTCTACGCGAGCCTGCAAGACCCCCGCTTGGGCGCGGACCTCGCTGCCGTGCGGGACGAGGTGGCCGCACTGGAAGCGACCTTTGACCGCTATGGCGTCCGCAAGGAGGGCGCCGCCGCCACCCCGGAGAGCCTGGAAGCCGTGCTGGGGGGCTTGAATGCGCTCTCGACCCGCCTGACCGCGCTGCGGGGCTTTATCTCCGCCTTCGTGACGACCGACAGCCGTGACGCCCTCGCGCAGCAGAAGATGGGCGAACTGACCACCCTGACTCTCCCGCTGGGACCGCTGCGTTCGCGCCTGACCGTGTGGCTGGGCGGGCAGGATGTGGAGGCGCTGCTGGCCGCGTCGGAGGTCGCCCGCGAGCACGAACACCTGATTCGCCGCAGTGCGGAGCGTGCACAGTACCAGATGACCCCGGAAGAAGAAGATCTCGCCGCTCGGTTGCGGCCCAGCGGGGCGGGCGGCTGGTCGAAGCTGCACGGCAACGTCTCCAGCCAGCTTCGCGGCGAATTCCGGGGCGAGTCGCTGCCCGTGACTGCCCTGCGTGCCCTGGCGACCGACCCTGACGAGAGCGTGCGCCGCGATGCTTACGAGGCCGAGCTGAAGGTCTGGGAAAATGCGGAAGTCGTCCTGGCCGCCGCCCTCAACGGCGTCAAGGGCGAGGAAGGCACCCTCGCCGCCCGCCGGGGCTTTCCCGACGCGGTGGCCCCCAGCCTGCTGACCCACGGCATCGACCGAGAGACGCTGGAGGCCATGCAGGGCGCGGTCGTGCGCTCCTTTCCCGACTTCCGGCGTTACTTCGCGGCGAAGGCGCGGGCGCTGGGCAAGGAACGGTTGGACTGGTGGGACCTTTTCGCGCCGGTGGGCCGCTCGCAGACCGAGTGGACCTACGAGGCCGGGACCCGCTTCGTGGAAGAGCAGTTCCGCTCCTACTCGGACAAACTCGGGGACTACGCCGCCCGCGCCTTTGCCGAGCGCTGGATCGACGCCGGGCCGCGCGACGGCAAGCGGGGCGGGGCTTTTTGCATGGGCTGGCAGGGCGACGAAAGCCGCATTCTGATGAACCACGACCCCAGCCTCGACAGCGTGTCCACCCTCGCGCACGAGCTGGGGCACGGCTACCACAACCTCCTCAAGGCCCCGCGCACGCCCCTGCAACGCGAGACGCCGATGACGCTGGCCGAGACCGCCTCCATCTTCTGCGAGACGATCATCCAGAACGCGGCGCTGGAACGGGCGACCGGCGAGGAGCGCCTCTACGTGCTGGAGACGCAACTGCTGGGGCACGCGCAGGTCGTCGTGGACATCCACTCGCGCTTCCTCTTCGAGCGGGCCGTGTTCGAGAAGCGGGCGCAGCGTGACCTGACGCCGCAGGAAATCAATGACCTGATGACCTGGGCGCAGCGCGAGACGTACGGGGACGCGCTGGCGAGCACCCACCCATACATGTGGGCCGTCAAGCCGCACTACTACAGCCTCAGCTTTTACAACTACCCCTACACCTTCGGGCTGCTGTTCGGCCTGGGCCTGTACGCCCAGTACCAGGCGGCGAAGGAGCGCGGCGAGGCCGCCGACTTCCAGCGCCGCTACGACGAGCTGCTGTCGGGCACCGGCCTGGCCGACGCCCGCACCCTGGCCGCCGGATTTGGCATCGACCTGCACGCGCCCGACTTCTGGGAGGGCAGCCTGAACGTGATTCGCGGGCAGATCGCGGCGTATGAGGCGGCGATGGCCTGA
- a CDS encoding PhoU domain-containing protein → MTFGAARAEDMGMGRVTPRFLRMLSLALEELEAVRDAARRAEYAGLTARAGELERETNALERELEDACLAAFARPLTPDDLAFHLLVFRSLTNLERVGDYAFGVARDLERLAPRTRSATLQDVLPLVGLLTTMLDRLAYAFAERDAAAAREVIRLDEEEVDVLYEQMLRASLTRLHERPDDVDIALAANRMARSLERLGDHLVNVAERVLALVEGQGAGRATAGQPS, encoded by the coding sequence ATGACGTTCGGTGCGGCGAGGGCAGAAGACATGGGCATGGGCCGCGTGACCCCCCGCTTCCTGCGGATGCTCAGCCTCGCGCTGGAGGAGCTGGAGGCCGTGCGCGACGCCGCCCGCCGTGCCGAGTACGCCGGACTGACCGCCCGCGCCGGAGAGCTGGAGCGAGAGACGAATGCGCTGGAGCGCGAGCTGGAGGACGCCTGCCTCGCCGCCTTTGCCCGCCCGCTGACCCCAGACGACCTCGCCTTTCACTTGCTGGTCTTTCGCAGCCTGACCAACCTGGAACGGGTGGGCGACTACGCCTTTGGGGTAGCCCGCGACCTGGAGCGGCTGGCTCCGCGCACCCGCTCGGCCACCCTGCAAGACGTGCTGCCGCTGGTAGGCCTCCTGACCACCATGCTTGACCGCCTCGCCTACGCCTTTGCCGAGCGCGACGCGGCGGCGGCCCGCGAGGTCATCCGTCTGGACGAGGAGGAGGTGGACGTGCTGTACGAGCAGATGCTGCGGGCCAGCCTGACCCGCCTCCATGAGCGCCCCGACGACGTGGACATCGCTCTAGCCGCCAACCGGATGGCCCGCAGCCTGGAGCGCCTGGGGGATCATTTGGTCAATGTGGCTGAGCGGGTGCTGGCGCTGGTGGAGGGACAGGGGGCCGGGAGAGCGACGGCGGGGCAGCCTTCCTAA